A stretch of Lepidochelys kempii isolate rLepKem1 chromosome 14, rLepKem1.hap2, whole genome shotgun sequence DNA encodes these proteins:
- the LOC140897558 gene encoding LOW QUALITY PROTEIN: nucleoside diphosphate kinase A-like (The sequence of the model RefSeq protein was modified relative to this genomic sequence to represent the inferred CDS: deleted 3 bases in 2 codons): protein MAYPRPGTSVPVGVWGEHGLLAAARPAPARSALGQRGACLELGGREAGGGGGVTAATTRPAAGAGTAGRRVRGGARCEGWLKGMMASICERTFIAIKPDGVQRGLVGEIIKRFEQKGFKLVAMKFMQASEDLLKEHYIDLEDRPFYAGLVKYMHSGPVVAMVWEGLNVIKTGRVMLGETNPADSKPGTIRGDFCVQVGRNIIHGSDSAGSAETEINLWFTPEELVEYTSCAHQWI from the exons atGGCGTATCCGCGCCCCGGGACAAGCGTCCCcgtgggggtgtgggga gaacACGGGCTCCTCGCGGCTGCCAGGCCGGCTCCGGCCCGCTCGgcgctggggcagcggggggcgtGTCTAGAGCTGGGTGGTCGCGAGGCTGGGGGCGGCGGCGGCGTTACGGCAGCTACCACGCGACCCGCCGCAGGGGCCGGGACTGCAGGAAGGCGGGTGAGAGGGGGC GCGCGCTGCGAGGGATGGTTGAAGGG GATGATGGCATCTATTTGTGAGCGCACTTTCATTGCCATCAAGCCTGATGGAGTCCAGCGGGGACTAGTGGGAGAAATCATCAAGAGATTTGAACAGAAGGGTTTCAAACTGGTGGCCATGAAATTCATGCAA gccTCTGAAGACCTTCTGAAAGAACACTACATTGATCTGGAAGATCGGCCATTCTACGCTGGTTTGGTTAAATATATGCACTCTGGACCTGTTGTAGCTATg gtgtgGGAAGGTCTTAATGTGATTAAGACTGGCAGAGTAATGCTGGGGGAAACTAACCCAGCAGATTCCAAACCTGGCACCATACGTGGTGACTTCTGTGTTCAAGTTGGCAG GAACATCATTCACGGCAGTGATTCTGCAGGAAGTGCTGAGACAGAGATCAACCTGTGGTTCACTCCTGAGGAGTTGGTTGAATACACAAGCTGTGCTCATCAGTGGATTTAA